The Solanum lycopersicum chromosome 9, SLM_r2.1 genome window below encodes:
- the LOC101254638 gene encoding heat stress transcription factor A-6b, whose product MDPNFGVPIKEEFPRSNEPTMWIPQPMEGLHENGPPPFLTKTYEFVDDQNTNNVVSWSIGNNSFIVWDPQTFAMNLLPRYFKHSNFSSFVRQLNTYGFRKVNPDHWEFAHEGFLRGQRHLLKTIRRRKTSNFHPGQGSNQGIDSYIELGKLEIDGEIDRLRREKKDLMMELVELKQHQQTTKSHIKSMEEKLKRTEAKQQQMMNFLAKAMQNPRFLEQMMQQKERRKELEEEIRNKRRRQIDHHQGPSNIVGELDHSFNNSDGNFNIKMEPHEYYYGEMNGFDNLELETSLGMSMQGGPSENTINFEDKSIDHEGFWEGLLNESIEDEINLLEGENEEDHVDVLAHQLGFLGSTPN is encoded by the exons ATGGATCCTAATTTTGGTGTCCCAATAAAAGAAGAGTTCCCTAGATCTAATGAACCTACTATGTGGATTCCTCAACCAATGGAGGGGCTTCATGAGAATGGACCTCCACCATTTCTAACAAAGACTTATGAATTTGTGGATGATCAAAACACCAATAATGTTGTTTCTTGGAGTATAGGTAATAATAGTTTCATTGTTTGGGATCCTCAAACTTTTGCCATGAATCTACTTCCAAGGTACTTCAAGCATAGCAATTTCTCAAGCTTTGTCAGACAGCTCAATACTTAT GGATTTAGGAAGGTTAATCCAGACCATTGGGAGTTTGCTCATGAAGGTTTCTTGAGAGGGCAAAGGCATCTCTTGAAAACAATTAGGAGGAGAAAAACAAGTAATTTCCATCCTGGACAAGGTTCAAATCAAGGTATAGACTCTTATATTGAATTGGGAAAGCTTGAGATAGATGGAGAGATTGATCGATTAAGGCGCGAGAAGAAAGATTTGATGATGGAATTGGTGGAGCTTAAACAACATCAACAGACTACAAAATCACACATCAAATCAATGGAAGAAAAGCTTAAGAGGACAGAAGCAAAGCAACAACAAATGATGAATTTCTTGGCTAAAGCAATGCAGAATCCAAGGTTTTTGGAGCAAATGATGCAACAAAAGGAAAGAAGGAAGGAACTTGAAGAAGAGATTAGGAATAAGAGAAGGAGACAAATTGATCATCATCAAGGTCCTAGTAATATTGTTGGAGAATTAGACCATAGTTTTAATAATAGTGAtggaaattttaatataaagatGGAAcctcatgaatattattatggTGAAATGAATGGATTTGATAATCTTGAATTGGAGACATCACTTGGTATGAGCATGCAAGGAGGACCAAGTGAGAACACAATCAATTTTGAAGATAAATCTATTGATCATGAAGGATTTTGGGAGGGTTTGTtgaatgaaagtattgaagatGAGATCAATTTACTAGAAggagaaaatgaggaagatcaTGTGGATGTTTTGGCTCATCAGCTTGGATTTTTGGGTTCTACACCAAACTAA